A window of Aquipuribacter sp. SD81 contains these coding sequences:
- a CDS encoding acyl-CoA dehydrogenase family protein, with protein sequence MTFALAEHHEDLRAVVRDFAAAEIAPHIAKWDETHHFPAHLVPMMGELGLFGLVVPEEHGGAGGDFTSLCVAIEELGYVDQSAGITLSAGVGLGINPILTFGTDEQKQRWLPDLVEGRALAAFGLTEPEAGSDAGATRTRAELVDGEWVLDGAKSYITNSGTELTSVVTVTARTGTREDGGPEISAIMVPAGTDGFVVEQAYRKLGWNSSDTHGLAFKGARVPEDHLLGARGDGFRQFLATLDDGRIAISALALGSARACLDLATEYARTRVAFGAPIGRNQGVAFPLADLATDVEAGHLLTYKAAWLKDRQAEGRATRAQVKEAASKAKLFTSTVAMDAARVATQVFGGAGFMEEYPVARFYRDAKILEIGEGTSEVQKLVLARGLGLPVA encoded by the coding sequence ATGACGTTCGCACTGGCGGAGCACCACGAGGACCTCCGCGCAGTCGTCCGGGACTTCGCCGCGGCCGAGATCGCGCCGCACATCGCGAAGTGGGACGAGACGCACCACTTCCCCGCCCACCTCGTGCCGATGATGGGCGAGCTGGGCCTGTTCGGCCTCGTCGTGCCCGAGGAGCACGGCGGCGCGGGCGGCGACTTCACGAGCCTGTGCGTGGCGATCGAGGAGCTGGGCTACGTCGACCAGTCCGCCGGCATCACGCTGTCGGCGGGCGTCGGGCTCGGCATCAACCCGATCCTCACCTTCGGCACCGACGAGCAGAAGCAGCGCTGGCTGCCCGACCTCGTGGAGGGCCGCGCGCTCGCGGCGTTCGGGCTCACCGAGCCCGAGGCCGGCTCCGACGCCGGGGCGACCCGCACCCGCGCCGAGCTCGTCGACGGCGAGTGGGTCCTGGACGGCGCGAAGAGCTACATCACGAACTCCGGCACCGAGCTGACGAGCGTCGTCACCGTCACCGCCCGCACGGGCACGCGCGAGGACGGCGGCCCCGAGATCTCCGCGATCATGGTGCCGGCGGGTACGGACGGCTTCGTCGTCGAGCAGGCCTACCGCAAGCTCGGCTGGAACTCCTCCGACACCCACGGGCTGGCGTTCAAGGGTGCCCGTGTGCCCGAGGACCACCTGCTCGGGGCCCGAGGCGACGGCTTCCGCCAGTTCCTCGCGACCCTCGACGACGGACGCATCGCGATCTCGGCGCTCGCGCTGGGCTCCGCCCGCGCGTGCCTCGACCTCGCGACGGAGTACGCGAGGACCCGCGTCGCCTTCGGCGCGCCGATCGGTCGCAACCAGGGCGTCGCCTTCCCGCTCGCCGACCTCGCCACCGACGTCGAGGCCGGGCACCTCCTCACCTACAAGGCGGCGTGGCTCAAGGACCGGCAGGCGGAGGGGAGGGCGACCCGCGCGCAGGTCAAGGAGGCCGCGTCCAAGGCGAAGCTCTTCACCTCGACCGTCGCCATGGACGCCGCGCGCGTGGCCACGCAGGTGTTCGGCGGTGCGGGGTTCATGGAGGAGTACCCGGTCGCCCGCTTCTACCGCGACGCGAAGATCCTCGAGATCGGCGAGGGGACGAGCGAGGTGCAGAAGCTCGTCCTCGCGCGCGGCCTCGGCCTGCCCGTGGCATGA
- a CDS encoding acyl-CoA carboxylase subunit beta, protein MTGTTGGTGTARPAFGEWLAEAERRTAAPDERGRARLDAAGKLAVRERVGLLCDDGSFVEDGRLANGAAEGLPADGVVTGRGTVDGRPVVVVANDPTVKAGSWGARTVEKMVRATEVALREQLAIVWLVDSAGARITDQVELFPGRRGAGRIFHNQVALSGKVPQVCCLFGPSAAGGAYVPSFCDLVIMVEGNASMYLGSPRMAEMVVGERVSLEEMGGARMHCTVSGCGDLLAADDADAIEQARLYLSYLPATWRDEPPTYTPEPPLRPLVTGDVPARESEPFDVHVVIDGLVDEDSFFEIKPLFAPELVVGLARLEGRTVGVVANNSAVKGGVLFVDSADKAARFVTLCDAFGIPLVYLADVPGFMIGSEVERAGIIRHGAKMVAAVSEATVPQVSVVLRKAYGAGLYAMAGPGFAPHACVALPTAAIAVMGPEAAVNAVYANRIAAIEDPAERDAFVRARREEYLEDVDLRRLASDLVVDAVVQPEDLRADLVRRLAYAARTHREFSERRHPVWPV, encoded by the coding sequence ATGACGGGCACCACCGGGGGGACCGGCACCGCGCGCCCGGCCTTCGGCGAGTGGCTCGCCGAGGCCGAGCGGCGCACGGCCGCCCCCGACGAGCGGGGACGGGCCCGGCTGGACGCGGCCGGCAAGCTCGCCGTGCGCGAGCGCGTCGGCCTGCTGTGCGACGACGGCTCCTTCGTGGAGGACGGGCGGCTCGCGAACGGCGCCGCCGAGGGCCTGCCCGCCGACGGGGTGGTGACGGGCCGCGGGACCGTCGACGGGCGCCCGGTCGTCGTGGTCGCCAACGACCCCACGGTCAAGGCGGGCTCGTGGGGCGCCCGGACGGTCGAGAAGATGGTCCGGGCCACCGAGGTGGCGCTGCGCGAGCAGCTGGCGATCGTGTGGCTCGTCGACTCCGCCGGGGCGCGCATCACCGACCAGGTCGAGCTGTTCCCCGGCCGGCGCGGTGCCGGGCGCATCTTCCACAACCAGGTCGCGCTGTCCGGCAAGGTGCCGCAGGTCTGCTGCCTGTTCGGGCCCTCGGCGGCGGGCGGGGCCTACGTGCCCTCGTTCTGCGACCTGGTGATCATGGTCGAGGGGAACGCGTCCATGTACCTCGGCAGCCCCCGCATGGCGGAGATGGTCGTGGGGGAGCGGGTGTCGCTGGAGGAGATGGGCGGCGCGCGCATGCACTGCACCGTCTCCGGCTGCGGCGACCTGCTCGCCGCCGACGACGCCGACGCGATCGAGCAGGCGCGGCTGTACCTGTCGTACCTGCCGGCCACGTGGCGCGACGAGCCGCCCACGTACACCCCCGAGCCGCCGCTGCGCCCGCTCGTCACCGGCGACGTGCCCGCCCGCGAGTCCGAGCCGTTCGACGTGCACGTCGTCATCGACGGGCTCGTCGACGAGGACTCCTTCTTCGAGATCAAGCCGCTGTTCGCCCCCGAGCTCGTCGTCGGGCTCGCGCGCCTCGAGGGCCGCACCGTCGGCGTCGTGGCCAACAACTCCGCGGTCAAGGGCGGGGTGCTCTTCGTCGACTCCGCCGACAAGGCCGCCCGGTTCGTCACGCTGTGCGACGCGTTCGGCATCCCCCTCGTCTACCTCGCCGACGTCCCCGGTTTCATGATCGGCAGCGAGGTCGAGCGGGCGGGCATCATCCGCCACGGCGCGAAGATGGTCGCGGCCGTCAGCGAGGCGACCGTGCCGCAGGTGAGCGTCGTGCTCCGCAAGGCCTACGGCGCCGGGCTGTACGCCATGGCGGGGCCCGGCTTCGCCCCGCACGCGTGCGTCGCGCTGCCGACGGCCGCGATCGCCGTCATGGGTCCGGAGGCGGCGGTCAACGCCGTGTACGCCAACCGGATCGCGGCGATCGAGGACCCGGCCGAGCGCGACGCGTTCGTGCGCGCGCGCCGCGAGGAGTACCTCGAGGACGTCGACCTCCGCCGGCTCGCGAGCGACCTCGTCGTCGACGCGGTCGTGCAGCCGGAGGACCTCCGCGCCGACCTCGTGCGGCGCCTCGCGTACGCCGCCCGCACCCACCGGGAGTTCTCCGAGCGCCGCCACCCGGTCTGGCCGGTCTGA
- a CDS encoding LacI family DNA-binding transcriptional regulator, with product MLLTSTRVDDEQPGWSEVRPVPEQVTRSGWQRPSIYDVAKAAGVSHMTVSRVLNGHSNIRESTRERVLKAIEETNYTRNSIARALATRRAMRIGVLVDSPVQHGPNSTLRALESAARDVGYSVSSFSIDDDTSKVDTGVVELVTQGCEALCVIAPRESSLDLLRRRSTGLPTLLIKAEPEPGMHTLAVDQRLGARLAVDHLLSLGHRTVHHLAGPQDWYDARGRVQGWQEALTDAGVAPPDPVAGDWTSDRGYEVAVGGELDGATAVFASNDQMALGVVHGLVERGVRVPEDVSVVGFDDLPDSGHFLPPLTTVRQDFAALGALALRRVIAAIEDADVAQHEVIGPDLVVRASTAAPA from the coding sequence ATGCTGCTGACGTCGACGCGCGTCGACGACGAGCAGCCGGGGTGGAGCGAGGTGAGGCCGGTGCCGGAGCAGGTGACGCGGTCCGGCTGGCAGCGCCCGAGCATCTACGACGTCGCGAAGGCGGCCGGCGTCTCCCACATGACGGTGTCCCGCGTGCTCAACGGGCACAGCAACATCCGCGAGTCCACGCGCGAGCGGGTCCTCAAGGCCATCGAGGAGACCAACTACACGCGCAACTCCATCGCGCGCGCGCTCGCGACGAGGCGCGCCATGCGGATCGGCGTGCTCGTCGACAGCCCGGTGCAGCACGGGCCGAACAGCACGCTGCGGGCGCTGGAGAGCGCCGCCCGCGACGTCGGGTACTCCGTGAGCTCGTTCTCGATCGACGACGACACGTCGAAGGTCGACACGGGTGTCGTGGAGCTCGTCACGCAGGGCTGCGAGGCGCTGTGCGTCATCGCGCCGCGGGAGTCGTCCCTGGACCTGCTCCGCCGCCGCAGCACGGGGCTGCCGACGCTGCTCATCAAGGCCGAGCCCGAGCCCGGCATGCACACGCTCGCCGTCGACCAGCGGCTCGGTGCGCGCCTGGCCGTCGACCACCTGCTCTCGCTCGGGCACCGCACCGTGCACCACCTCGCCGGGCCGCAGGACTGGTACGACGCCCGCGGCCGCGTGCAGGGCTGGCAGGAGGCCCTCACCGACGCCGGGGTCGCGCCGCCCGACCCCGTCGCGGGGGACTGGACCTCCGACCGCGGGTACGAGGTCGCGGTCGGCGGCGAGCTGGACGGCGCCACCGCGGTCTTCGCCAGCAACGACCAGATGGCGCTCGGCGTCGTGCACGGCCTCGTCGAGCGCGGGGTGCGGGTGCCCGAGGACGTCAGCGTCGTCGGGTTCGACGACCTGCCCGACTCCGGGCACTTCCTGCCGCCCCTCACCACGGTGCGGCAGGACTTCGCGGCGCTCGGTGCGCTCGCGCTGCGCCGCGTGATCGCCGCGATCGAGGACGCCGACGTCGCGCAGCACGAGGTCATCGGGCCGGACCTCGTCGTGCGGGCGTCCACGGCCGCGCCCGCCTGA
- a CDS encoding WxL protein peptidoglycan domain-containing protein translates to MSVRRPRASARLVVVAVVALAAVLGALPARATAPAPDAPAAGSEAAPPQAPADELRWSVGPADADGRDERTSVELTLDPGERAEDRFEVENLSDREITFRLAAADGFYTRNGRFDVLASGQESVAAGTWVDLPGEVTVEAGGTEVVPFTVTVPERAEPGDHAAGITASVLSTQTADDGASVGVESRVGFRVLTRVTGEIAPAASVDVVAAAYDTSWNPFRPGAAVVAFDVVNDGNTRLLVQGAASGAGGRGAFPPAGETRQELLPGDERRLQVEVRGVWPLLYVPLEVVVDPEAATMDGASPPVGTVAASTVLWAVPWPQLLLLAGVVLVLVSLLAGRRRSRRRLDSMLEAAREQGRRDAAPDAS, encoded by the coding sequence ATGTCCGTCCGCCGCCCGCGCGCGAGCGCGCGCCTGGTCGTCGTCGCCGTCGTGGCGCTCGCCGCCGTCCTCGGGGCGCTGCCGGCGCGCGCCACGGCGCCCGCGCCGGACGCCCCGGCCGCAGGGTCCGAGGCCGCCCCGCCTCAGGCGCCGGCCGACGAGCTCCGCTGGTCGGTCGGGCCGGCGGACGCCGACGGACGGGACGAGCGCACGTCCGTCGAGCTCACGCTCGACCCGGGGGAGCGGGCCGAGGACCGGTTCGAGGTGGAGAACCTCAGCGACCGGGAGATCACCTTCCGGCTGGCCGCGGCCGACGGCTTCTACACCCGCAACGGCCGCTTCGACGTCCTCGCGTCGGGGCAGGAGTCCGTCGCCGCGGGGACGTGGGTGGACCTGCCCGGCGAGGTCACGGTCGAGGCCGGGGGCACCGAGGTCGTCCCCTTCACCGTCACGGTGCCCGAGCGGGCGGAGCCCGGCGACCACGCCGCGGGCATCACCGCGTCGGTGCTGAGCACGCAGACCGCCGACGACGGCGCGAGCGTCGGCGTCGAGAGCCGCGTCGGCTTCCGGGTGCTCACCCGGGTGACCGGCGAGATCGCGCCCGCGGCGTCCGTCGACGTGGTGGCTGCCGCCTACGACACCTCGTGGAACCCCTTCCGGCCGGGTGCCGCGGTCGTGGCCTTCGACGTCGTCAACGACGGCAACACCCGGCTGCTCGTGCAGGGCGCGGCCAGCGGTGCGGGCGGTCGCGGTGCCTTCCCGCCGGCCGGTGAGACGCGGCAGGAGCTCCTGCCCGGCGACGAGCGTCGCCTGCAGGTCGAGGTGCGTGGCGTGTGGCCGCTGCTGTACGTGCCGCTGGAGGTCGTGGTCGACCCCGAGGCCGCCACCATGGACGGCGCGAGCCCACCCGTCGGCACGGTGGCCGCGAGCACCGTGCTGTGGGCCGTCCCGTGGCCGCAGCTGCTGCTGCTGGCGGGTGTCGTGCTGGTCCTCGTCAGCCTCCTGGCCGGCCGGCGCCGTTCGCGCCGCCGGCTCGACAGCATGCTCGAGGCGGCGCGGGAGCAGGGCCGGCGCGACGCCGCGCCGGATGCTTCTTGA